TCTACCCACATTTTCGTCATCCCACCTTTccaaatttatataacacTCCTCAACTTCACTAGTGCTGTCAAATATCCCATTGGGACAGTCCATTCCGTTCGTACGCCCCCCCCTACATCCACTCCGATTCAtcattaacatatttttgtttattagtCGAATGAAACCAGATACCAAATCCCTAAAGTTTAAAccctttatattattctgtCGTGATATTtcgttatttatatttttaaaatttcggtataaaattaaattcttttttaataaaaagtttttcccttttttcttctcctcCTTCACGTTCACACAGTCTTGAGAGGATTTCCCGTCAAGATTTACCCTCTCATATATTACCCCTTTATCCTTTTTGTTAACTTCCTTTAATTTCGCTTCTCCCTCCTTTTTCGCTTCTCCCTCCTTTTTCGCTTCTCCCTCCTTTTTCGCTTCTCCCTCCTTTTTCGCTTCCCCCACCTTTTTCGCTTCTCCCTCCTTTTTCGCTTCCCCCACCTTTTTCGTTTCTCCCACCTTTTTCGCTTCTCTCTCctgtttctcttttttccCCTTATCTACCGCATTATCCTCTATGCCAAACAAATAAGTGTATAAGTGGTTGTACCTACTCGAACGAGAGtcatatgtaattttttccaactcatttttcttatttgtaTCGTCTTCATTATCCCTCCCTACATAGtagtaattataaatatcaaGGGTATTATTTTGCTCCTTTTCTAAGCTACCCAAACTGTCTGAGTTagaattatttgaaaaaaaggaataatccGACTTGACATTACTACCCTCTGTTAAGTTTAAAATATCTTCTTCTGAACTATTTTCGCTTTCTGTAATTTCCTCTTTAGTTTCACTATTTTCCCCTTTTGTTATATCAACAATgctcaaaaaattaagttttcTAGAagctcttttttttagtttttcaaaatttattagtCGATACATACCTGACCGTTCGCTCTTGCAAACGCTTTTACCATCATCGTTGCTATAGTACTTTCCCCTGTTCCTACTTCTGCTACattcaaattttatttttcttaatccTTCCTCTGTACATCCATTCTTCTTGTTAATCTCCTTCTcaacaatattataattctccttattataatattcattacTTCCTTTCTGTTTATTGCAGTCCACTGTTTTGTCATTACTACAATTGTGTTCTTCCCCCCAAGATTCAATTCCTTTTTCTGTTATATCATTGCTTGCAAAGACATCCATGCAACGAACTGTatcttttttcaaattacacactttatcaaatattttattacaactATAATACTTTCCATCTTCGTAAGTTTTTCGATATAATACACAATGCAtgttatttccattttttatttttttctctatatcctttttttccttagaTTGTTCATCCTtgcaattttgttttttgacCCCTGAAGATAATGAGAATGCACTGCTTTCTGAGTTGCTACTTCTGAGacaccttttttttcttctttcatcgatccttatatttattattttattcattcttTTGTTCATTCCTTTAATTGttcctttatttattttattactccttttatttcttctctTTTCTGTATTGCTACTTTTATCCGTATCATTACTACTAAAGAGGAGGTACTTCCTTTTCAGTTTGTTTCTTTTATGCTTTATTTCATGTTCCACAGGAACATCAATACTGCTCTCTGAGTTGCTACTAAACAagctttttttcttttcgtaTGTTGTctctctttttatttcatgtCCCATAGACACAACTTCACTCCCCTCTGAATTGCTACTAAACAagcttttcttcttttcatatattgTCTCTCTTTTTACTTCATCTTTTACAGTTATGTTGTTATGTCTATCCAAATTGGGGCTAAATAAAggttcctttctttttttttttttttttttttttttttgacttgttcatttttttcaaatattttattactactactttCCGAATTGCTGTCAAATaagttcatttttatttcttttgtttcttttttttttttttttgccgcAAAATGGTATAAAAaactccaaaaaaaaaaaaaaaaaaaaaaagaagatggAGAGATGTATTCttgttaatatttgtttattaaaaatacgtATAATGAAACCTCCTGTTTAACCCTACAAATGTGTCCATTTTTCGATTGTTcaagtattattataaaaaatgtatgttaaacaaaaaaaaaaaaaaaatgcaagaagaaaaaataaaagctcAATATAAATGATCTTCCCTCACAACACcatttattaattcatttatgatataataaatatgtacttaatatgtatgtgcatatgtacgtatgatttatatatatcgcTAAAAGCCCAAAGAAAATTATCACACATAAATACACATCCTCCAATGTGTAAAAAGTGAATGGAAAAGATTAATTTAGATCTTTACTGAAATGGGGAAAGAATGGATATGTTCACCTACATACATTCAAAAGAATAGGACAAAAAATTATCACTAAACAGATATGGTAACTTTAAGCAAATTAGTTTCCTTGTTTTACTTCACACAATTGTTTATTCATTTGGTCGtttattatttccattaCACGTATATGCGTTTACTCATGTTTGTGCACTTGTTTTGTAAAGAGCACATTTGAATAATGGGAACGTACACTGTTAATTGCCACGTTTGAGTTTTACAATATggagaatttttttttttttttttttttaccttgcCTGTGCAggataattttaattaaaaggTAAAGAAGTGATCAAGTAAACAATCGAACGATTGAACAATTGGCGaagtaaattattaacaaagtGAAGAAGTGGAGAAGCTAAACCCGGAAAATCACTTTTCTCCCCCAATTTCTTACCAGTGGTCAGCTCAACTGACATATTTACGTTAACCCCTCTGtgcaattatttttttcattaatacataattaagaataaatGTACTTAAAATAAGTATCTTAAACATGACTAAGAACAAATGTGTAGGTAATGAAAAAGTTATAACTCCTATCATCAACAAAGGAGCCATCAAGCCGGTCGAAATAAAGAGCATTCACGAATTACAGTACGAGTTAAATATCAAAATTtacacaaacatatatacgtataataCACTGTGTAatggtatatttatatgtagaGGTATTAATGGAATTACTGGTAAAAAGAACAGCGGGAAAAGCAGTCTTTGTTCCCACATTTgtgtaaatttattttttaatgacttattacacttttttcatcttttctATTCAACGTACTTtgattttgaaaattttttacataagaaaaatatagaaaataaattctcttccaaaatatcaaaaaatttaaagaatcTAAGAAAAGAGTTTAATATTGAAAGTACAAATTTTCAAGAGTTAAATCAGCTGCTAAATTATTTCACCCTTTTATTTATAGacttatatgataaaaaggtaaaggaaaagaatgcaggatttttattaaattataacagaatttataacaataaccagttttctaaaaaaagaattatttacataGACCTAGATAACAGTTTTTACATTGAAAGatacaaaaatatgatttattcctctatagaaaaaataaaaaaattaataaatacttatattaATTTCTGTGGTGagaaaaattcttttttatttttattactactgGACAGTTCTAATTTCTATCAAAAACAACAGCtgtttaacatatataaaaattatactaaaGAATGGTACCTGTTCATAAATCTATTtaatcattatttaaataaatacattgaTGATATTACCTTCTTTGatgttttcaaaaatttacaaatcttaaaaattttcaatttttctgaACTTGTTAATGTTGTTCATTTTATATGTGACCATGTTGAAAAATACGCTCATCCTAAAACTAAccattttaacaaatatataccttCAGATTTGGGGGCGGTAGTATTGGACAACTTAAATTATTTGCACAAAAGCAACACAGTAAACGATATGCAGTTAACAAATGCGCAGTTAAAAGATAAGCAGCCAAATGATGAGCAGCCAAATGATGAGCAGCCAAACAATGAGCAGCCAAACAATGAGCAGCCAAATAATGAGCAGTCAAACAATGAGCAGCCAAACAATGAGCAGCCAAACAATGAGCAGCCAAACAATGAGCAGCCAAATGATGAGCAGCCAAATGATGAGCAGCCAAATAATAAGCAGCTAAATAGTAAGCATCTAAACAATAAGCATTTAAACAATAAGAAGCTAAATACCGAGCAGCTAAATAATGAGCTTAAATGTTTGTTAATGAAACTGTCCAAACTATCTACAGAACATAAAATTTGCGTTTTGATAACAAATAATGatagtaaatattttaaaaaacatgaCGAACatttcaataaaatttacTCAAAATATGTGTACCACCACATAATTGTAAGATTCATTAATCAAAAGAATTTATTTGAGCATAATTATCCTACGAAAAAGgtaagcaaaaaaaatgactGCTACACCCCGTCAAGTGATGAAGGGTCAGATGAAATGGCGGAAAATCATGATGATAACTTCTGTACAAAAAGATATAACCAGAGATacataaagataaaaaaaaaaggtaaagaCAACATATgcttttttgaaataaatgaatacgGAATTGAAACCTTGTTGCACTAATATCCTAAAAAGTGTGTCCCTACTAGTGAGCAAGCAACTGTGTGTGCATTTAAGTAACGAAttcagaaatataaaataaattaaaataaataaataaacaagtaaacaaataaacatctaaacaaataaacatctaaacaaataaacagctaaacaaataaacagctaaacaaataaacagctaaacaaataaacagctaaacaaataaacagctaaacaaataaacagctaaacaaataaataattgtatataaaaattaccccaaaaatgaacagaaaaaggaaagaatataaaatataaaaaacttgCTTCcagttataataaataaatatattgtacaTGTACTTTCTTCAAATTCTCGAAGAATAACCAGTGTGTGTCATTGAAAAAGCCCCACTTGTATTTACAAAAtcgtcaaaaaaaaaaaaggtaactGTTTTGCACATTTTTACACAAAActgaaattttaaatagcTTTTCATAACTCtgcataattttatatgtattttttttttttcttttaaatataagaaaatgccaattttttttttgaacaattcacatccttttttctttttttctattcatGTTATCACAATTTCATTTATAGTcaatgtatatgtgcattttTAAAGGAGccctttaaaatataaaaagggcATATGACATTACTACAAAAGGAGTGATAGTAACAAAAACGTTTATTTGGaaaagtaaattaaataatttttactttaatacatataaacatatatatatataaacatatgtatgtatgtatacatatatatatatttatatatatatatatatatatatttttttttttccgtttaataaaaatgacatGACTATATTCACTATTAATAAAGTTCAATTCGCTGTTAGCGCTTAATAATTAAATCTGTGTTGTTTTCCCATAAACGTAAgcataatataaacattttctacatgaaaaaaatataacagcaTATGTATTATCCTtgtttcttctcttttttttttttacatttacttttttatgcaataaaattttattttgccgAAAAATGCAACTAGTATAAACTCGCATAATTTCTTCttattacattttcataaaaataaataagcacatatatacttacacatgcacacacatatatatacacatataaaagCATATTTTGTACAAACACATACacacctatatatatgtatatatatatacatacacttcTCCACTTTGTATGCACCAGTGCAACGTACAAAGGTATCATATAACAACGGAtttccttaaaaaaataatcaattCTTTATGATGATAATTCCTTCACagcaataattttttcctgaCCACAAGCAGATAGGACACTAACTAAAACTGATTTTCCACTATCAAATAAATTACGTATTTGTTTAGCTACTTCATCAAAATTTCCTTCCGAATCTTTTGGTAAACTTAAATCATCTTTTGTATCACCATTTTCGTACAGTAAAGAAACAAAACCATCCTCCGTAATATCAATTAACTGCAATTCCGTTCTTTTAACAACAGGTACATCCATGTTATGGGATGTAGGACATatatcttcatattttttaccaGTAAAAATATCAATACCTACAATGTGTGCTTTTGCATGACCATGTTTTCCAGTTTTGGATGTTGAATAATCAACAACTTTACATGGATGCTCTTTTAACATGACAtgcccatttttttttattgcaccCGCCTGCACAGGATAGGTTTGTGATGCTCCTGCATCAATATTATCATATGTTTCGTGATCTGACATGTTCAGGTAATTTTTTACGCAATtgtaaacaaatttttacgCAATtgtaaacaaatttttacgCAATtgtaaacaaatttttacgCAATtgtaaacaaatttttacgCAATTGTATACACACTTTTTTACTCAATTTTTTACGCAATTTTATTcgtgattttttttttttttttttaattagctatttttaaaaatggatattatatatataaatatatatgcatatatatataaatttgtatgTACGTTTATATCTACTTTTtcccatatatatttttaccctttattaaatatacatatataaacttatatatacttatacatttataaatacaaaataaaataatgcataAAATGTGTGATATATAAACAGTgacaaataattttcttttaaaataagttaTACTTAAAGGGtactctttttatttttttactactttaaattttataaaatatttattattttacattattttatatattattattattataatgtgTTTAACTTTAAAGAgaagaataaattatgtattgaTGCGATGCAGCAATTAGTACTATTACTGtgctaatatttttgttaaaatcgttctttttatatactatctgtatgcatatttatttttttaatattgctGAAAAAATGGggttctttatttatttatgaaatatcCTCTATTTTATAAATCATACTTTTAAAGATAGGTTTATTtaagtacataaatatataaatatgcatatacataaatatatatatatattttttaaagaattaaatCGTAAAAATGTTATTCCTTTTATACGCAGAAATTTGCTATACGCAAAACAGATTAAAATGATGcattttgtacatataaaatataaaaaaaaatataaataaattatttaattatgttatGTACTATGTGACATCCTACTATgtgtattaaataaaaaaaaaaaagagtttttaaaaaaaaaaaaaaaaaaagagaaagctTAAACGAgccttatatataatattatgcttatattatatatgtacgaatagcatatgtacgtatgcacgtatatatatatatatatatatgtatatgctttTTTACTGATACACTACCGTGTAAGCAAAATTCAGTactcatataaaaataacactTGTGTATAAccgttttatttttttgtattaaaaaaatagttgtAAAAAAATGTCAATTTTTGTTCCCTATTTTTGAACTCACCAAGGTTTTAATTTATTGGGGTTTGTTTGACTCGTAAGGAGTCTCAATCATGATgatagaattatatatatttatgttattatgcaaaatatttttcttatttattttaataatacgcATAAGATGATATGTACCGTATGGAATAAATATAGAggaagaataataaaatatgaacattaCTGCATTGTTTGTTACgtgtttaatatataaagtgCTTTTGCGTTTGTTATTATGTAATAAGGCAAATTTGTAATGTAAAGAGCAGTCATTTGAAGCTGCTACATAATTAGTtgaacataattatatacatgagTGCGTacataatattcttttacaTGCGTATTACGTTtgcatacatattatatgcaCTCTTGCATAGGAGTATATAGTAGTGTAACACCATTCAAACGAGCAGCTTGTTCAGATAACTGCGtaacatttttaacatttcgtgtattttttttaatcactttttatttacacaTGGTacaaaaacatgaaaaaaataaaacaaaaaatttatattttacacaattaaggaaaaagtaatttttgcgatcatatataataatagttgGTGCCATATTGTACACATAgataattacattttattttattaaaaaaaattgtatattaatatattgcGATTACAATGGAAGCATGGTTACAAGATGCGCTTTTCGCACgttaacatattattattcatctACCATGTCAGCGTAgtaatatttgttttgtttaaGACAAATTAATACtattcttattcttttttactatGGTATTAACagttcatttaaaaaaaaaaaaaaaaaaaaaaatgtatttttaggACTATCGTTTTTAGCTAGCTAAATTATgttgcatatttattttccagcatacataaattagtttgtacatacataacaACAGAtgtaagtattttttttttttttttttgttcactAAATAAAGGAGGGGCAGCTAGCCGTTTTGTAAAAACTTAATGTTTAGTTATTTcgataaaattattcaaaaaaaaaaaaaaaaaaaaaaaaaatatatatatatatatactactcTGACATATGACTGTTCAGTCCgtcaaattttattttatatttatatttattctactGTActgtattttattgtattatattttattttacttcattttattctatatattttattttatttttttactccAATCTTTGCGCTATAAAAATTCGTTGATGCTCGTtggaattttatttaaaatatggtTGTAATCTGAAAAATggaatataacaaaaaaaaaaaaataaaataaaataaaataaactgtGCACATGTTTGTATTCTTTTTCATCTCTATGTTATTTTtggaacatttttttttctcgttTGTGAGTACCCGTTTCCACATGATTTCTCAGTACAACTAATACATAAGTTGTTATTGCCCATGCTACAAattaaaaggggaaaaaaaaaaaaaaaaaaacacgcataacttttatttttcttattctcACAAtcttaatttcattttcgtCCTCATTATTTTGTACGGTGTAAAATGTGCTTactaattaatgaaaaaattgtgCTTATTGAAGAAAAGTTTATGGAACTAGGAATCATGAAAAATATGCTTGGGTCTAACGccaaataaaaagagaatttGAGTGAAATGAATGTGTCTCTTTGTTCTaagcgcatatatatatatatatgtatgcatatatatatatatatatgtatgcatatatatatatatatatgtatgcatgtatatatgtatatttttatgtcgGGATAGAGACACGCATCCTGCTTATTCTTGCGAACCTATGGGGTTTATCGTTTTGCTTgttaagtaaaatatttggGTAAGGGATGCGGCAATAGGTAATGAGCATAAAGTGGATACAATGTACTTGTCCAGTAGTcttaagggaaaaaaaaaaaaaaattaaattaatactaTATGATACTATATGATAtcatataatacaatataatacaatataagACGATATAATACTATATGATACTATATGATACTATATGATAtcatataatacaatataagacgatataatactatataatactatataatactatataatactatataATACTATGTGATATCATATAATACAAGACGATATAAAACAACATAAAACAACGTAAGATTACATAAAACAAcacaaaagaataaaattgtGAACTCTGTCAACGTATAAAAACACCATTATATGAAAACAGCATTTGCAACAGTGAGCactaagtaaaaaaatatgcaaaagaGTGAAACactaatttaaaattacaatatttttgaaataataaatgtagaCCGACCGTATCATATATTCTCCTTATGACTGTTGTCAATTTATACGGGTGGGATGGTGTGCACAtacgtataaaaatatatatatatacatacgtatatatatgcatatgtattttttttttttccctgtTCATTTGTTATGTTCTTACATAGATATGGGACTTTGCAAAGAATTCGTCGAAAAAAACTTTGGAAATGATTTAACAATAATTAGCGATAAAACGCTAAGCACAATTAGATGAACTATTTTCAAGACGAAATAGTAATTCCCTCTGAATACttaaaaaaggagaattCACACGtttgcacatatacatggaaacttaaatatatatagacatctgtgcatatacatagatacttatatatgtaaatatagaTGTTCGCACTCTTAAAAGACggagtataatatatatcaaaatgcaaaaatactcataaatacatatacacgttCAACTATTCGAAATGCTaacaattcatatatataattccgCTGAATCCGTAGTCGAAAGAATTTGCTCCATCTCCGCTTACATTTGTTACAGTGTCGTATATCAACTTAGCAACAACCTAATGGGAATGGgagaaacatatatatacgcttatgtatatacgcttatgtatatacgcttatgtatatacgcttatgtatatacgcttatgtatatacgcttatgtatatacgcttatgtatatacgcttatgtatatacgcttatgtatatacacctATGTATATTCGCCTATTTATATACGCCTATATATATGCGcctatgcatatacatatacactcATACATACAAtacacatacaaacatattaGTGCTTGTGTTCGCGCGCCTCATTCTTATAAACGTACAAAGCAAAACATATATCGAGTGTATTTGTATAAAGTTTTAATTGTACAATCCGAGTTTGCTATACTGAAAGCGAATActaaaaaggagaaaaagtaaaaaaaaaaaaaaaaaaagattattatacttttagAACTAACTTTTTCTTGagttctcttttttttctttcttttttttttttttatccttttaacaTCCAAATACTAGTGGCAAGGAACAGACAAATCCGATATTTAAAATCCCGTTAGTTAAATAAAAGACAGTTAAAAGAGTGAAATAAGCTGAAAATTaggagataaaaaaaaaaaaaatttattccaatgtatatatatacatatatatatgcacgtctatgtaagtatgtgtgcatgtatatgttCGTATGTTCGTGATAGTGTGCCCACTCTTCAAGTAATATTTTCATGTTAAGGTGAGATATACCCCATATAGATGACAACGTTAAGGTTGTCTGGTTTCTTGT
This genomic interval from Plasmodium brasilianum strain Bolivian I chromosome 13, whole genome shotgun sequence contains the following:
- a CDS encoding hypothetical protein (conserved Plasmodium protein); amino-acid sequence: MTKNKCVGNEKVITPIINKGAIKPVEIKSIHELQYELNIKIYTNIYTYNTLCNGIFICRGINGITGKKNSGKSSLCSHICVNLFFNDLLHFFHLFYSTYFDFENFLHKKNIENKFSSKISKNLKNLRKEFNIESTNFQELNQLLNYFTLLFIDLYDKKVKEKNAGFLLNYNRIYNNNQFSKKRIIYIDLDNSFYIERYKNMIYSSIEKIKKLINTYINFCGEKNSFLFLLLLDSSNFYQKQQLFNIYKNYTKEWYLFINLFNHYLNKYIDDITFFDVFKNLQILKIFNFSELVNVVHFICDHVEKYAHPKTNHFNKYIPSDLGAVVLDNLNYLHKSNTVNDMQLTNAQLKDKQPNDEQPNDEQPNNEQPNNEQPNNEQSNNEQPNNEQPNNEQPNNEQPNDEQPNDEQPNNKQLNSKHLNNKHLNNKKLNTEQLNNELKCLLMKLSKLSTEHKICVLITNNDSKYFKKHDEHFNKIYSKYVYHHIIVRFINQKNLFEHNYPTKKVSKKNDCYTPSSDEGSDEMAENHDDNFCTKRYNQRYIKIKKKGKDNICFFEINEYGIETLLH
- a CDS encoding eukaryotic translation initiation factor 5A, whose protein sequence is MSDHETYDNIDAGASQTYPVQAGAIKKNGHVMLKEHPCKVVDYSTSKTGKHGHAKAHIVGIDIFTGKKYEDICPTSHNMDVPVVKRTELQLIDITEDGFVSLLYENGDTKDDLSLPKDSEGNFDEVAKQIRNLFDSGKSVLVSVLSACGQEKIIAVKELSS